A genomic segment from bacterium encodes:
- a CDS encoding ATP-dependent DNA helicase, whose product MDLSRFKKELGALNPEQRQAVETIEGPVMVIAGPGTGKTQILTLRIANILNKTDTNPENILALTFTESATANMRRRLTSLIGTPSYYINIHTFHGFCNKLIQDYPENFPKIIGSTNANQVDQIQIIRKIIDEHGFKNLKPFGSKYYYVTEILKNIRQLKSEGIGPVEFKNITSKINLEDPKEEKNTERLKELSLVYKKYQAELSKRKLYDFEDMILETINSLKKDKDFLLDLQEKYQYILVDEHQDTNGAQNKALELLTNYDENPNLFVVGDEKQAIYRFQGASLENFLYFKEKFKKAKLVELKQNYRSTQKILDASHSLIKKNIAVLALTKLQAQKGRTDLPRRSVLQVATCATPEIEYLFITQKIKELLRQKVEASKIAILYRENKDAFSVSDFLTKQNIKHGIESDENILEDMDIKKLNILFDAIENFPSLEFLAPALHLDFLNINPLEAYKAIESKDFNSSPNVSNLFKKIGELKKYSRNNVFVKFFEKVINDTGFLKNILAEANYNERLNKLHALFSEVKKINFANHNFSLPNYLNHLEILREHNLPIQIKTKTLPANVRLMTAHRAKGLEFDYVFIIGAYNGHWGNKRNMSHIKLPIKTSFDADKIEKNEDERRLFYMAITRAKKEAYISYSTSSFDGKEQVPSQFINEIDPALKEEHIIEQNPEIKKIVLASISNNKAPKTNEKTFVVDIFLRRGFSPTSLNNYLTCPWNFFYNNLLRIPKAQANYLIYGNAKHKALQLFFDEKEKNKKIGSKFIIEKFIEDLRNYPLIPKDHETLLKKGIESLTAYYNFYKDSWPEKTVNEYNIKGVSFNLGAQEIKLSGKLDRLELKPNSPAVTVVDYKTGAAKSRNEILGNTKNADGNYFRQLVFYKLLLDMLPNKKYNMLAGAIDFTEPLDSARQGSGQAARGKPAFKREVFEISNEETKALKETITKCANEILNLKFWNKLCGEKDCEYCELRKLVS is encoded by the coding sequence ATGGATCTCTCTAGATTTAAAAAAGAACTAGGCGCCTTAAACCCCGAACAACGCCAAGCGGTGGAGACAATTGAGGGACCGGTTATGGTTATAGCCGGCCCTGGTACGGGAAAAACACAAATTTTAACTTTGCGGATTGCTAATATTTTAAACAAAACCGACACCAACCCCGAAAATATTCTAGCTTTAACTTTTACTGAATCTGCTACCGCCAACATGAGGCGTCGTCTAACCAGTTTGATCGGTACGCCTAGCTACTACATTAATATCCATACTTTTCACGGTTTTTGTAACAAGCTTATCCAAGATTACCCAGAAAACTTTCCAAAAATAATTGGCTCCACCAATGCTAATCAAGTAGATCAAATACAAATTATTAGAAAGATTATAGACGAGCATGGTTTTAAGAATTTGAAGCCATTCGGTAGTAAGTATTATTACGTTACCGAAATACTAAAAAACATCCGCCAATTAAAAAGCGAAGGTATTGGTCCTGTTGAATTTAAAAATATAACTTCTAAAATAAATCTCGAAGACCCCAAAGAGGAAAAAAATACCGAACGCTTAAAAGAACTATCTTTGGTATATAAAAAATATCAAGCCGAACTTTCAAAAAGAAAGCTATACGATTTTGAAGATATGATTTTGGAAACCATAAATTCGCTCAAAAAAGATAAGGATTTTTTGTTAGACCTTCAAGAAAAATACCAATACATATTAGTAGACGAACACCAAGACACCAACGGCGCCCAAAATAAAGCCTTAGAGCTTTTAACCAATTATGATGAGAACCCAAACTTGTTTGTGGTAGGCGACGAAAAACAAGCTATTTACCGTTTTCAAGGCGCTAGTTTAGAAAACTTTTTATATTTTAAAGAAAAGTTTAAAAAAGCGAAATTAGTAGAATTAAAACAAAATTATCGCTCTACCCAAAAAATATTGGATGCCTCACATAGCTTAATAAAAAAAAATATAGCTGTCTTGGCTTTAACCAAACTCCAAGCCCAAAAAGGCAGGACCGACCTTCCTAGAAGGTCGGTCCTGCAGGTGGCAACCTGCGCTACACCCGAAATAGAATACCTTTTTATAACTCAAAAAATAAAAGAACTTCTAAGGCAAAAGGTTGAAGCTAGCAAAATTGCAATCTTATATAGAGAAAATAAAGATGCTTTTTCTGTTTCCGACTTTTTAACTAAACAGAATATAAAACACGGCATAGAATCCGATGAAAACATATTAGAAGATATGGATATTAAAAAACTAAATATTCTTTTTGATGCCATAGAAAACTTTCCTTCTTTAGAATTTTTAGCTCCAGCCTTACACCTAGATTTTTTAAATATAAACCCCTTAGAAGCTTATAAAGCCATAGAATCAAAAGATTTTAATAGTTCGCCTAATGTGTCTAACCTATTTAAAAAAATAGGTGAGCTTAAAAAATATAGCCGTAATAATGTTTTTGTTAAATTTTTTGAAAAAGTAATAAACGATACTGGTTTTTTAAAAAACATACTGGCCGAGGCCAATTACAACGAAAGATTAAATAAACTTCATGCTTTGTTTAGCGAAGTTAAAAAAATAAATTTTGCTAACCACAATTTTTCTTTACCAAACTATCTAAATCATTTAGAAATTTTAAGGGAACATAACTTGCCTATTCAAATTAAAACAAAAACATTACCCGCAAATGTTCGCTTAATGACGGCTCACCGAGCCAAAGGCCTAGAATTTGATTATGTATTTATTATAGGCGCCTACAATGGCCATTGGGGCAATAAAAGAAATATGAGCCATATAAAACTCCCCATAAAAACAAGCTTTGATGCTGATAAAATAGAAAAAAACGAGGATGAGCGCAGATTGTTTTATATGGCCATCACTCGAGCCAAAAAAGAAGCTTACATAAGTTATTCCACTTCTTCGTTTGACGGCAAAGAGCAAGTGCCTAGCCAATTTATAAACGAAATCGATCCCGCCTTAAAAGAAGAACATATAATTGAGCAAAATCCAGAAATTAAAAAAATTGTACTAGCTTCAATTTCTAATAACAAAGCACCAAAAACAAATGAAAAAACTTTTGTGGTAGATATATTTTTGCGCCGTGGCTTCTCGCCTACCTCGCTAAATAATTATTTAACCTGCCCCTGGAATTTTTTCTATAACAATCTGCTTCGCATACCCAAAGCCCAAGCCAACTATTTAATTTATGGCAACGCCAAGCACAAGGCCTTACAGCTTTTTTTTGATGAGAAAGAAAAAAATAAAAAAATAGGCTCTAAATTTATAATAGAAAAATTTATAGAAGATTTACGAAATTACCCTTTAATACCGAAGGATCATGAAACCTTGCTTAAAAAAGGAATAGAAAGTTTAACCGCCTATTATAATTTTTATAAAGATTCTTGGCCCGAAAAAACAGTAAACGAATACAACATTAAAGGAGTTAGTTTTAACTTAGGCGCGCAAGAAATAAAACTAAGCGGAAAACTAGATCGCTTAGAACTAAAACCAAATAGCCCAGCTGTTACAGTAGTAGATTACAAAACTGGAGCCGCCAAAAGCCGAAACGAAATTTTAGGCAACACCAAAAACGCCGATGGTAATTATTTTAGACAACTTGTTTTCTACAAATTGCTTTTAGATATGTTACCCAACAAAAAATATAATATGCTGGCTGGTGCAATTGACTTCACTGAACCCCTCGACTCCGCTCGACAAGGCTCGGGGCAAGCCGCTCGGGGCAAGCCTGCCTTTAAAAGAGAGGTTTTTGAAATTTCTAACGAAGAAACAAAAGCACTTAAAGAAACTATCACTAAATGCGCAAATGAAATTTTAAACTTAAAATTTTGGAACAAACTCTGCGGTGAAAAAGATTGTGAATATTGCGAGTTAAGAAAGTTAGTTTCTTAA